One Caldalkalibacillus uzonensis DNA segment encodes these proteins:
- a CDS encoding AtpZ/AtpI family protein, with protein MAGSNSPWRALSVVSLIGIDLAACTIIGYWLGRQADQWLGTEPLGLIIGVFAGLGAGILSIIPVVKKYL; from the coding sequence GTGGCTGGTTCCAACTCCCCGTGGCGAGCCTTATCAGTGGTCAGTTTGATCGGCATCGATCTGGCTGCCTGTACCATTATCGGCTATTGGTTGGGGCGTCAGGCGGACCAGTGGCTGGGTACAGAACCGCTGGGGCTCATCATCGGTGTGTTTGCGGGGCTGGGAGCCGGTATCCTAAGTATTATCCCTGTTGTGAAAAAGTATCTGTGA
- a CDS encoding sensor histidine kinase — translation MTKWLGRSLFRRLLISYLITVLLGLGVMGTVISFLTTSHITQTKEQEMLRQAKRVNATIQHTDQVTEQMKDTLIFLDSAFDARIWVFNERGEIIASSMPDEVFVGREMSTSIVEQVMQGQDVIKNLNIEGLPRPMMSVVVPWGEEDQLYGGIVLHSPIEGIESTFRNLRETVLWAMLFAILVTTVMVSYLSWSISRPLRHIEQAANEIALGNYRKRVQEQSADEIGELAKSFNHMAEKLEQVENERQAQEQKRDEFLANISHELRTPLTSMQGFLEALQDGLVKDEESKRRYYDVMYRETMHLNRLVDDMMDLIKLEKGDIKLEPYHVQVGEIIEKVVFLQEAKAEERHNEIHVDYPDDLPALWADPVRLEQIFNNLLGNAIKFTENGTIRITIRSNHQSIIVSITDTGIGIPSHDLPKIWDRFFKVNRMRSKKEGGTGLGLAIVKELVELHGGTIEVQSEVGKGTTFTVTFPLRRAKA, via the coding sequence TGGGTGTGATGGGTACCGTGATCTCCTTTTTAACTACCAGTCATATCACTCAAACCAAAGAGCAGGAGATGCTCCGGCAAGCCAAGCGGGTCAATGCCACGATCCAGCATACAGACCAAGTGACGGAGCAGATGAAGGATACCTTGATCTTTTTGGACTCTGCTTTTGATGCCCGCATTTGGGTTTTTAACGAACGGGGAGAGATCATTGCCAGCTCCATGCCTGACGAAGTGTTTGTGGGCCGGGAAATGTCCACTTCCATAGTAGAACAGGTTATGCAAGGGCAGGATGTGATTAAAAATCTCAATATAGAAGGCTTGCCTCGGCCGATGATGTCTGTGGTTGTACCCTGGGGGGAAGAAGACCAACTATATGGGGGTATTGTCCTTCATTCCCCCATTGAAGGTATTGAGTCCACCTTTCGCAATTTGCGGGAAACGGTCTTGTGGGCGATGCTGTTTGCCATCTTGGTCACCACGGTCATGGTTTCCTACCTTTCCTGGTCCATCTCCCGCCCGTTGCGACATATTGAGCAGGCAGCCAATGAAATTGCCCTCGGCAACTACAGGAAAAGAGTACAGGAACAATCGGCTGATGAAATAGGCGAACTGGCCAAAAGTTTTAACCACATGGCCGAAAAACTGGAACAGGTAGAGAACGAGCGTCAAGCCCAGGAGCAGAAGCGTGATGAATTTTTGGCCAATATTTCCCACGAATTGCGCACCCCATTAACATCCATGCAAGGCTTTTTGGAAGCATTGCAGGATGGATTGGTTAAGGATGAAGAGTCGAAGCGGCGTTATTATGATGTGATGTACCGGGAAACGATGCACTTAAACCGGCTGGTAGACGACATGATGGATTTAATCAAACTGGAAAAAGGAGATATTAAACTGGAACCTTACCATGTTCAGGTGGGAGAGATTATTGAAAAAGTCGTCTTCCTGCAGGAAGCCAAGGCAGAAGAGCGGCACAACGAGATCCATGTCGATTATCCGGATGATTTACCGGCGTTGTGGGCTGACCCAGTCCGCTTGGAGCAGATCTTTAACAATTTACTTGGCAATGCGATTAAATTTACAGAGAATGGCACCATTCGGATCACCATTAGATCTAATCATCAATCCATCATTGTCTCAATCACCGATACGGGGATTGGTATTCCCTCCCATGACTTGCCCAAAATTTGGGACCGCTTTTTCAAAGTGAATCGCATGCGCTCTAAAAAAGAAGGAGGAACAGGCTTGGGCTTAGCGATAGTCAAAGAACTGGTGGAGCTGCACGGGGGTACGATTGAGGTGCAGAGTGAGGTGGGCAAGGGGACCACCTTTACGGTCACATTTCCCCTTAGACGAGCGAAAGCCTAA
- a CDS encoding ATP synthase subunit I gives MEFVMFEDMVGRIRRLTRFFLFSLAFVVLGWGFSGYPSFFAGMGLGLCIGYIGAIHLTKRVQYFGQAAAKGEPLPNLGTMTRLALVSLAAVMVMIYPHYFDYIGLVIGLMMPTVFAIGDAIYDQLKQEK, from the coding sequence ATGGAGTTTGTTATGTTTGAAGATATGGTGGGACGCATCAGGCGTCTGACGCGCTTTTTCTTGTTTAGCTTGGCTTTCGTCGTTTTGGGATGGGGATTTTCCGGCTATCCCTCTTTCTTTGCCGGGATGGGCTTGGGATTATGCATTGGGTATATCGGTGCGATTCATCTGACCAAACGCGTCCAGTATTTTGGACAAGCCGCAGCAAAAGGAGAGCCGCTGCCCAACTTGGGAACCATGACCCGGCTGGCTTTGGTTTCACTTGCTGCCGTGATGGTGATGATCTACCCCCACTATTTTGATTACATTGGTCTGGTCATTGGGTTGATGATGCCGACAGTATTCGCCATAGGCGATGCTATATATGATCAACTTAAACAAGAGAAGTAG